One window from the genome of Salvia miltiorrhiza cultivar Shanhuang (shh) chromosome 7, IMPLAD_Smil_shh, whole genome shotgun sequence encodes:
- the LOC130994868 gene encoding BTB/POZ domain-containing protein At5g41330: MPPFQGSKARLNGAHHGSNSNVVTIDVGGQLFQTTKQTLSSVGSKSFFSKVVSDSNGAIPFIDRDPELFSLFLSLLRTGNLPSKAKSFDMQDLIFESRFYGIEDLLINSQSNPAQFDAFNLEKSLILPLSGRDSPSAIATTPYGSLHVAHGSKITSFDWSLRRKSTILTQFMAVDSLLALSPSLAAAGATDFSGLQILDLDEGTVADTLNWENVTRSGSTVQAIGASNEHLFTSFESSRRNSNCIMVYDLRDDLRAVTTIGHYEIFGADLDSAIPATKLQWIPNHNLLMASGSHSGPSGVSGNIKFWDIRSGNVAWEIKEKVDCFADVTASDSLSSMFKVGVSTGEVFMADLRNLGAESSWLCLGDGRKAANGKKEGLGCKVESHGSQVFCSKGGDLELWSEVLINSREKRGDERVFRKTLMGRVKDLGGDRIGRLCFGGNKMFVTRKDQQCVEVWNSVNS; this comes from the coding sequence ATGCCGCCTTTTCAAGGATCGAAGGCGCGTTTGAACGGCGCTCATCACGGTTCCAATTCGAACGTGGTCACAATCGATGTGGGCGGCCAGCTTTTCCAGACGACCAAACAAACCCTATCCTCGGTCGGCTCCAAATCCTTCTTCTCGAAGGTGGTTTCCGACTCCAATGGCGCAATCCCCTTCATCGACAGGGACCCCgagctcttctctctcttcctctcccTCCTCCGCACCGGCAACCTCCCCTCCAAGGCGAAATCCTTCGATATGCAGGATTTAATCTTCGAGTCCCGCTTCTACGGCATCGAGGATCTCCTCATCAACTCCCAATCAAACCCTGCCCAATTCGACGCCTTCAACCTCGAGAAATCCCTAATCCTGCCGCTCAGCGGCCGCGATTCGCCTTCGGCGATCGCCACCACTCCCTACGGCTCGCTCCACGTCGCCCACGGCAGCAAAATCACCTCCTTCGATTGGTCGCTGCGGCGGAAATCCACGATTCTCACCCAATTCATGGCCGTCGATTCGTTGCTGGCGCTCTCCCCCTCCCTCGCCGCCGCCGGCGCCACCGACTTCTCCGGCCTGCAGATCCTCGATCTCGATGAAGGCACGGTCGCAGACACCCTAAATTGGGAGAACGTGACTAGGTCTGGTTCAACAGTGCAAGCCATCGGCGCATCAAATGAGCATTTATTCACCAGCTTCGAATCGAGCAGGAGAAATTCAAACTGCATCATGGTGTACGATCTCAGAGACGATCTCCGCGCCGTCACCACAATCGGCCATTATGAAATCTTCGGCGCCGATCTCGATTCCGCCATTCCGGCCACTAAATTGCAGTGGATTCCGAACCATAATCTGCTGATGGCCTCCGGCTCTCACAGCGGACCTTCCGGAGTTTCCGGCAACATCAAGTTTTGGGACATTAGGTCAGGCAATGTAGCTTGGGAGATCAAGGAAAAAGTCGATTGCTTTGCGGATGTCACAGCTTCGGATTCACTATCCTCGATGTTCAAGGTTGGTGTGAGCACAGGCGAAGTTTTCATGGCGGATTTGAGGAATTTGGGGGCGGAGAGCTCTTGGCTCTGCCTCGGTGATGGGAGGAAGGCGGCGAATGGGAAGAAGGAAGGGTTGGGGTGTAAAGTGGAGAGCCATGGGAGCCAAGTGTTCTGCAGCAAGGGAGGCGATCTTGAGCTGTGGTCTGAGGTGTTGATCAATTCGCGGGAAAAACGCGGTGATGAGAGGGTTTTCAGGAAGACTTTGATGGGGAGAGTGAAGGATTTGGGAGGGGATAGGATTGGTAGATTGTGTTTTGGAGGGAACAAGATGTTTGTGACGAGGAAGGATCAGCAGTGTGTGGAGGTTTGGAATTCGGTTAACAGCTAG